Proteins from a genomic interval of Chroococcidiopsis thermalis PCC 7203:
- a CDS encoding MFS transporter, translating to MNFFQKNNFSSLLPSLNSQVWILASGRFLSNVGTGFTLFYAPIFFVNQVGLSATAVGWALGSASISGVVGRILGGAFSDSQFWGRRRTLLLSAAIAAIACFVLAITPDFTTLVIGNLLLGLGQGLYWPATEAVVADVTSTDQRREAYAVTRLADNLGLGMGIVFGGVLIGTTGAYRALFILDGLSFLIFLAVVYFAIAETRPQENQTGAFAPGSWQIALSDRSLLVFAIVNIIFTTYIAQLHSTLPLYLKNFVPVSSGGQGFTETTISILFGWHMAMAIVTQLPVARALKRFTHPQALTISALMWTLGFFCIWITGTVASGQITWAILALSLLAIATVAYTPSASALITDLAPPAQIGIYFSINSLCWAGGYFIGPPLGGWALDQSAAIADSFWLGSALSVAIVVGILQYLRRLLGSREQERAGSSGGTRRTRKTRKTRKTRGTGE from the coding sequence ATGAATTTTTTTCAGAAAAATAACTTTTCGTCTCTGTTGCCGTCGCTGAACTCTCAAGTTTGGATTTTGGCAAGCGGTCGCTTCCTATCAAATGTAGGTACGGGGTTTACCCTGTTTTACGCGCCAATTTTTTTCGTCAACCAAGTCGGCTTATCTGCCACTGCTGTCGGCTGGGCGTTGGGTAGTGCTTCTATTTCTGGAGTTGTGGGACGAATTTTGGGGGGAGCATTTTCAGATTCACAGTTTTGGGGTCGTCGTCGCACTCTCTTACTATCAGCAGCGATCGCGGCGATCGCCTGTTTTGTCCTCGCCATTACTCCAGATTTCACCACTTTAGTTATCGGCAACTTACTCCTGGGACTGGGACAAGGTTTGTATTGGCCCGCAACTGAAGCTGTTGTTGCCGATGTAACATCCACCGACCAACGCCGCGAAGCTTATGCCGTGACTCGCTTAGCCGACAATCTCGGTCTAGGGATGGGAATTGTATTTGGTGGCGTTTTGATTGGGACAACAGGAGCTTATCGAGCGCTATTTATTTTAGATGGGTTATCGTTTCTAATTTTCTTAGCCGTCGTCTATTTTGCGATCGCCGAAACTCGACCGCAGGAGAATCAAACTGGAGCGTTTGCGCCTGGGAGTTGGCAAATAGCCTTGAGCGATCGCAGCTTATTAGTGTTTGCGATCGTCAATATTATTTTTACAACTTACATCGCCCAGCTACACAGCACCCTACCCCTTTATCTGAAAAATTTTGTTCCAGTTAGCAGTGGAGGTCAAGGATTTACTGAAACTACAATCAGCATTTTATTCGGCTGGCATATGGCTATGGCGATCGTGACTCAGTTACCTGTGGCACGCGCTTTAAAACGTTTTACTCATCCTCAAGCTTTAACAATCTCTGCCTTGATGTGGACTTTAGGCTTTTTCTGTATTTGGATAACAGGAACAGTTGCTAGTGGTCAAATCACTTGGGCAATTTTAGCTTTAAGTCTACTGGCGATCGCCACTGTTGCTTACACTCCCTCTGCATCCGCATTGATTACCGACCTCGCACCTCCAGCTCAAATTGGTATCTACTTTTCCATCAACTCTCTATGCTGGGCAGGCGGGTATTTCATCGGACCGCCCTTGGGTGGTTGGGCATTAGACCAGTCAGCCGCGATCGCAGATAGTTTTTGGTTGGGTTCAGCCCTTAGCGTGGCGATCGTCGTGGGAATTTTACAGTATTTACGCCGCTTATTAGGGAGCAGGGAGCAGGAACGAGCTGGGAGCAGTGGGGGGACAAGGAGGACAAGGAAGACAAGAAAGACAAGAAAGACAAGGGGGACAGGGGAGTAA
- a CDS encoding MFS transporter codes for MKFIIKYQFTSWLPQLNSQVWILGIGRCISQLGIGFTLFYTTIFFVNQLGFSATSVGLALGSASVAGILGRLVASSLCDSSVCGRRRTLLLSATLSAIAAAILAATNSFALLVIGNLLLGFGQGLYWPTIDTVITDLISPSQCQDTFAVMRVMDYVGLGVGILLGGEIVGLTGAYRALFLCNAVGFVVFFMLVYTKVTETYQPQKSSSRIKGNWSAALSDRCLLVYAIANTMAVVYASQFQAVLPLYWKNFAVADSTVEQGFSVTTISILFGWHVLLAIVCQLPITRALKRWSPPHAMIFSTLMWALGFVVIWVTGIAPSVRLGWAILATEIFAIAAVSLTPAAVSIVNSLAPPSQRSVYFAINSLCGSLGYIIGPPLGTWVLDRSPQMADRYWLFLAASTVFTIGILQYLHRLLQQRTVVSYQ; via the coding sequence ATGAAGTTTATAATTAAGTATCAATTTACTTCCTGGTTGCCACAGCTTAATTCACAAGTTTGGATACTGGGAATTGGTCGTTGTATTTCCCAACTAGGTATCGGTTTTACCTTATTTTATACAACCATATTTTTTGTCAATCAGTTAGGATTTTCTGCCACTAGTGTTGGTTTAGCTTTAGGCAGCGCATCAGTTGCAGGCATATTGGGTCGGTTGGTGGCAAGTTCTTTATGCGACTCGTCCGTATGCGGTCGCCGTCGAACTCTATTACTTTCCGCCACGTTAAGCGCGATCGCCGCAGCCATCTTAGCCGCAACCAATAGCTTTGCACTCTTAGTTATCGGGAACTTACTGTTGGGGTTTGGACAGGGTTTGTACTGGCCCACTATTGATACTGTCATCACCGATTTAATTTCTCCCTCACAATGCCAAGACACTTTTGCCGTGATGCGAGTCATGGACTATGTAGGCTTAGGTGTAGGAATTCTTCTAGGTGGGGAAATAGTCGGTTTAACAGGCGCATATAGAGCGTTGTTTTTGTGCAACGCTGTAGGATTTGTTGTTTTCTTCATGCTGGTCTATACAAAAGTTACAGAAACTTACCAACCGCAGAAATCAAGTTCTCGAATTAAAGGCAATTGGTCAGCAGCCTTGAGCGATCGCTGTCTTTTGGTCTACGCGATCGCTAATACGATGGCGGTTGTATATGCCTCGCAGTTTCAAGCCGTGCTACCTCTGTACTGGAAAAACTTCGCCGTCGCAGATAGTACGGTCGAGCAAGGATTTTCAGTCACCACAATTAGCATCCTGTTTGGCTGGCACGTACTTTTAGCGATTGTTTGTCAATTACCAATTACCCGTGCTTTGAAGCGCTGGAGTCCCCCTCATGCAATGATCTTTTCTACCTTAATGTGGGCATTAGGTTTTGTTGTCATTTGGGTAACAGGTATAGCGCCATCGGTTCGCCTCGGCTGGGCGATCTTAGCAACAGAAATTTTTGCGATCGCTGCTGTATCCCTAACTCCTGCTGCGGTATCGATCGTCAACAGCTTAGCTCCCCCCTCACAACGCAGCGTTTATTTCGCGATCAACTCCCTCTGTGGTTCGCTCGGCTACATCATCGGTCCTCCTTTAGGAACATGGGTATTAGATCGATCGCCTCAGATGGCAGATAGATATTGGTTGTTTTTAGCTGCGAGTACAGTATTCACGATCGGCATTTTGCAATACCTGCATCGTTTGTTGCAACAACGAACAGTTGTCAGTTATCAGTAA
- the hemE gene encoding uroporphyrinogen decarboxylase gives MVVATQVPHLLRAARGEEVDRPPVWMMRQAGRYMKAYRDLREKYPSFRERSEIPEVAIEVSLQPWRAFQPDGVILFSDIVTPLPGLGIDMDIAEGKGPIIHSPIRTQAQIESLRQLEPAESLPFIKEILQALRAEVGNKATVLGFVGAPWTLAAYAVEGKGSKTYSIIKGMAFSNPTVLHQLLEKLADAIAIYVRYQIDCGAQVVQMFDSWAGQLSPQDYETFALPYQQRVFQQVKQTHPDTPLILLVAESAGLLERMARSGADLISVDWTVDMADARARLGNQIGVQGNLDPGVLFGSHEFIRDRIYDTVKKAGTRGHILNLGHGVLPDTPEDNVRFFFETAKQIRY, from the coding sequence ATGGTTGTTGCAACCCAGGTTCCCCACTTGCTACGGGCTGCTCGTGGAGAAGAAGTAGACCGCCCGCCAGTATGGATGATGCGGCAGGCAGGTCGCTATATGAAGGCGTATCGAGATTTACGCGAGAAGTACCCATCATTTCGGGAGCGTTCTGAAATTCCCGAAGTAGCGATTGAGGTTTCTTTGCAACCCTGGAGAGCTTTTCAACCAGATGGCGTAATTTTATTTTCCGATATTGTCACGCCGTTGCCTGGTTTGGGAATTGATATGGACATTGCGGAAGGCAAGGGACCAATCATTCACTCGCCGATTCGGACTCAAGCGCAAATTGAATCTTTGCGCCAGTTAGAACCAGCAGAATCCTTACCTTTTATTAAAGAAATATTACAGGCACTTCGAGCCGAAGTCGGGAATAAAGCTACAGTTTTAGGCTTTGTCGGTGCGCCGTGGACGCTTGCAGCCTATGCAGTTGAAGGAAAAGGTTCTAAGACCTATTCCATTATTAAGGGAATGGCATTTTCTAACCCGACAGTATTGCACCAGCTACTAGAAAAACTAGCAGATGCGATCGCCATTTACGTTCGCTACCAAATTGACTGCGGCGCTCAAGTCGTACAAATGTTCGATTCTTGGGCGGGTCAACTTTCACCTCAAGATTACGAAACTTTCGCTTTACCCTATCAACAGCGAGTATTTCAACAAGTTAAACAAACCCATCCCGATACACCCCTGATTCTTTTGGTAGCTGAAAGTGCAGGTTTATTAGAAAGAATGGCGCGCAGTGGTGCAGACCTAATCAGCGTAGACTGGACTGTAGACATGGCAGACGCACGGGCGAGACTGGGAAATCAAATTGGCGTGCAAGGAAATCTCGATCCTGGGGTGTTATTTGGTTCTCATGAATTTATTCGCGATCGCATTTACGATACGGTGAAAAAAGCAGGTACGAGAGGGCATATTCTCAATCTGGGTCATGGTGTCTTACCCGACACTCCAGAGGATAATGTAAGATTCTTCTTTGAAACTGCTAAACAGATTAGATATTAG
- the tatC gene encoding twin-arginine translocase subunit TatC: MTPPSEVDTASQADVNNDIEPAVQEQDSYLNELPDEVEMSLFEHLEELRQRIFYALIAVVVGVIGCFIAVKPIVRLLEVPAQGVKFLQLAPGEYFFVSIKVAGYSGLLVASPFILYQIVQFILPGLTRRERRLIAPIVLGSTVLFGAGLAFAYLVLIPAALNFFISYGADVVEQLWSIDRYFEFVLLFMFSIGLAFQIPIIQALLGILGIVSSAKMLSGWRFVLLGAVVLGAVLTPSTDPITQSLLAGAVLALYFGGIGIVKVLGK, translated from the coding sequence ATGACACCACCCTCTGAAGTTGACACTGCATCTCAGGCAGATGTAAATAATGACATCGAGCCAGCGGTTCAAGAGCAAGATTCTTATCTGAACGAACTGCCTGACGAAGTGGAAATGTCCCTGTTCGAGCATCTAGAGGAGTTGCGACAGCGGATTTTCTATGCCCTAATTGCTGTAGTCGTAGGGGTTATTGGCTGTTTCATAGCCGTCAAACCGATTGTTAGATTATTAGAAGTGCCAGCACAGGGAGTTAAGTTTCTACAACTGGCTCCAGGCGAATACTTTTTTGTTTCAATCAAAGTTGCAGGCTACAGCGGTTTACTTGTAGCCAGTCCATTCATCCTCTACCAGATCGTCCAGTTTATTTTACCAGGATTGACACGCCGCGAACGCCGCTTAATTGCACCAATTGTTTTAGGTTCTACCGTGCTGTTTGGAGCCGGATTAGCCTTTGCTTACCTGGTACTGATTCCAGCTGCATTAAATTTCTTTATCAGCTACGGAGCAGATGTAGTAGAACAACTATGGTCGATCGATCGCTACTTTGAATTTGTCTTGCTGTTCATGTTCAGCATCGGTTTAGCGTTTCAAATTCCCATTATCCAAGCCTTACTCGGTATATTGGGTATCGTATCTTCTGCCAAAATGCTGTCAGGGTGGCGCTTCGTCTTGTTAGGTGCAGTCGTGTTAGGTGCAGTATTAACACCCTCTACCGATCCGATAACTCAATCTCTGCTCGCGGGTGCGGTGCTGGCGCTCTACTTTGGTGGTATTGGTATAGTTAAAGTTTTGGGCAAATAA
- a CDS encoding transglycosylase SLT domain-containing protein: MLQRRSYAFAAGVCLFIALLGVPLIVANYNNYRENGIALLRPQGKNGLDIPKSGVLSLVSLSPNERAGRLQAIAQQSSSRERSRARYLIASDLIIQRQGDKAIAVLQDLEKDYPELAAHIALKRAQAYSLTGDKVRTQAAWQDLLQRHSKSPVAAEALFVLGKNEPQYWQEAIALFPSHPRSLDIARLLLQKNPQQPRLQLLLAQYDYQKPEIVPVLDRLVSQSAAQLKPQHWQTVAQAYWENREYGKAAVAYAKSPRTPRNVYRWGRGLQLSTKQTEAISVYKQLVAAYPNAEESGMALMRLARISKPKEAISYLDWIVNRFPKQAGEALVTKANLLDNLNSKQSAAKVRQLLLDKYGDSDAAAEYRWQVAQEKAAKKDYQAATRWAEAIPQRNSEHILAPRSAFWIGKWAEKLGKSEAAKTAFEYVLSKFPQSYYAWRSATLLGLDVGDFTTVRQINPDFSLPQRVLPLAGSPALKELYQLGQDADAIALWQVEYSNPEKPTVAEQFTDGLMYLAKGENLIGINEISTLEDRDIPLEKAEYQNLSKQLGYWQARYPFPYLPLIQTWAQQHQLNPLLVTALIRQESRFEPTIRSVAGAVGLMQVMPGTAQYIAEKINVSEYNLENPQDNIQLGTWYMDYTHNRFDNYSLLAIASYNAGWSNVEKWLKRFNTQDPDEFVESIPFGETQGYVRQVFGNYWNYLRLYNPQVSRLVAKYSDVHPSMSIDVASN; encoded by the coding sequence ATGTTGCAGCGACGATCTTATGCTTTTGCCGCTGGGGTATGCTTATTTATTGCTCTACTGGGTGTACCGCTGATAGTTGCTAACTACAATAACTATCGAGAGAACGGAATTGCTCTGCTGAGACCGCAAGGAAAAAACGGCTTAGATATTCCAAAATCAGGAGTTTTATCCCTAGTTTCTCTTTCTCCCAACGAGAGAGCAGGACGATTACAAGCGATCGCCCAACAATCTAGCTCTCGCGAGCGCAGCCGCGCCCGTTACCTTATAGCGAGCGACCTTATCATACAACGGCAAGGCGACAAAGCGATCGCGGTTTTGCAAGATTTAGAAAAAGATTATCCCGAACTAGCGGCTCATATCGCCCTCAAACGCGCCCAAGCGTATTCTTTGACGGGAGATAAGGTAAGAACTCAAGCCGCTTGGCAAGACTTACTCCAGCGCCATTCTAAAAGTCCGGTAGCAGCAGAAGCCTTGTTCGTGCTGGGGAAAAACGAACCGCAATATTGGCAAGAAGCGATCGCCCTATTTCCCAGCCATCCCCGCAGTTTAGATATTGCCCGTTTGCTACTCCAAAAAAATCCTCAGCAGCCGCGATTGCAGTTACTTCTGGCGCAATATGACTACCAGAAGCCGGAGATCGTCCCTGTTTTAGATCGCTTAGTCAGTCAGTCGGCGGCGCAACTCAAACCCCAACATTGGCAAACAGTCGCCCAAGCTTACTGGGAGAATCGGGAATATGGTAAAGCTGCTGTCGCCTACGCTAAATCGCCTCGTACCCCCCGCAACGTTTATCGCTGGGGCAGAGGATTGCAATTGAGTACCAAACAAACAGAAGCTATTTCTGTTTACAAACAACTAGTAGCTGCTTATCCCAACGCAGAAGAATCTGGAATGGCGCTGATGCGATTGGCGCGGATATCCAAACCGAAAGAAGCTATTTCATATTTAGATTGGATTGTCAATCGTTTTCCCAAACAAGCAGGGGAAGCATTGGTAACAAAAGCAAATTTACTCGACAATCTGAATAGTAAGCAATCTGCTGCCAAAGTCCGACAATTATTATTAGATAAATATGGCGATTCAGATGCCGCAGCGGAATATCGCTGGCAAGTCGCACAAGAAAAAGCTGCAAAAAAAGATTATCAAGCCGCAACGAGATGGGCAGAAGCTATTCCTCAGCGCAATTCCGAACATATTCTCGCACCTAGATCGGCTTTTTGGATCGGGAAATGGGCAGAGAAATTAGGCAAAAGTGAAGCTGCTAAAACTGCTTTTGAATATGTTTTGAGTAAGTTTCCCCAGTCTTATTATGCGTGGCGATCGGCTACACTTTTGGGTTTAGATGTTGGTGATTTTACAACTGTACGTCAGATAAACCCCGATTTTTCATTGCCTCAACGTGTCCTTCCGCTTGCTGGTTCTCCTGCTTTAAAAGAGCTTTATCAATTAGGGCAAGATGCTGATGCTATAGCTTTATGGCAGGTAGAATACAGCAATCCAGAAAAACCAACTGTAGCCGAACAATTTACCGATGGTTTAATGTATTTGGCGAAGGGAGAAAACTTAATTGGTATTAATGAAATTTCCACTTTAGAAGACAGAGATATTCCCTTAGAAAAAGCAGAATATCAAAATTTGAGTAAACAGCTAGGCTATTGGCAAGCACGTTATCCTTTTCCTTACTTACCATTAATTCAAACTTGGGCGCAACAACATCAGCTCAATCCGCTTTTAGTCACGGCTTTAATTCGTCAAGAATCACGTTTTGAACCGACAATTCGTTCTGTAGCTGGAGCAGTAGGATTAATGCAAGTAATGCCTGGTACAGCTCAATACATAGCAGAAAAAATTAATGTATCTGAGTACAATTTAGAAAATCCCCAGGATAATATCCAACTAGGAACCTGGTATATGGATTACACCCACAATCGGTTTGATAATTATTCATTGTTGGCGATCGCGAGTTACAATGCTGGTTGGAGCAACGTAGAAAAATGGCTGAAGCGTTTCAATACTCAAGATCCTGATGAATTTGTCGAATCAATTCCTTTTGGCGAAACTCAAGGATACGTGCGTCAAGTATTTGGGAATTATTGGAATTATCTGCGATTATACAACCCACAAGTTTCTCGATTAGTTGCTAAATATTCTGACGTGCATCCGTCGATGTCAATTGATGTAGCAAGTAATTAG
- a CDS encoding 2-phosphosulfolactate phosphatase family protein produces MKLYVYHTPELVPGDCNPDCAIAVDVLRATSTIATVLAAGGEAVQVFSDLEQLMHVSDKWSPEKRLRAGERGGGKVAGFDMGNSPLDCTPERVEGRRLFISTTNGTRALQKIENAPTVMAAALINRAAVVKYVLEKQPETVWIVGSGWEGSFSLEDTVCAGAIAHSLWEKTSLPIEEIAGNDEVICATALFTQWQDKLLELMHQASHGKRLLRLDCHEDLKYCSQTDILNVVPIQKEPGVLVKL; encoded by the coding sequence GTGAAGCTATACGTCTATCACACTCCAGAACTAGTACCTGGAGACTGCAACCCAGATTGTGCGATCGCCGTAGACGTACTCAGAGCCACGTCTACTATAGCAACTGTCCTAGCCGCTGGTGGCGAAGCCGTTCAAGTATTTAGCGATCTAGAACAACTCATGCACGTCAGCGATAAATGGTCGCCAGAAAAACGACTGCGGGCAGGAGAACGAGGCGGGGGAAAAGTTGCAGGCTTTGACATGGGCAATTCTCCCCTCGACTGCACCCCAGAAAGAGTTGAAGGTAGACGATTATTTATTAGTACAACAAATGGGACTCGCGCCCTACAAAAGATCGAGAATGCTCCAACTGTAATGGCAGCAGCTTTGATCAATCGGGCAGCAGTAGTAAAGTACGTATTAGAAAAACAACCAGAAACAGTCTGGATTGTCGGTTCGGGTTGGGAAGGCAGTTTTTCATTAGAGGATACAGTTTGTGCGGGAGCGATCGCCCATAGTTTATGGGAGAAGACTAGCTTACCAATCGAAGAAATAGCGGGTAACGATGAAGTCATCTGCGCGACTGCGCTATTTACCCAATGGCAAGATAAGTTATTAGAGCTAATGCACCAAGCCAGTCACGGTAAGCGGTTGTTACGCCTAGACTGTCACGAAGATCTAAAATACTGCTCTCAGACCGATATATTAAACGTGGTTCCGATCCAAAAAGAACCTGGGGTTTTAGTCAAGCTGTAA
- a CDS encoding NAD-dependent epimerase/dehydratase family protein translates to MRILVTGASGCIGHYISEILIQETDYELYLLVRNPQKLQVDITRPGVKVLQGDLANIEQFADLLKTIDIAVLVATVWGGEDTFEINVNKTIQLLNLLDPEKCQQVIYFSTASVLDRQNNLLKEAGTLGIDYIRSKYETLSRLPELAIAPKITVLFPTLVLGGDAQKPYSHLSAGLPDVAKWINIARFFKTEGSFHFIHGRDVAQVVKYLMKGSREKRAEGAYDAEGAEGEKTLHPTPHVPRTIQLPTTNYQLPTTHYQLLTHYVLGQELLTANQVIEEICKYLNKKIYFRIPLYLSLTNLFIVLFRIQMADWDRFCLQYRYFTYKNIINPSSFGLPNYCPTLSDALKIHGVRGGKLDT, encoded by the coding sequence ATGAGAATTTTAGTCACTGGCGCTAGCGGTTGTATCGGTCACTATATTTCTGAAATTTTAATTCAAGAAACTGACTACGAACTATATTTACTAGTTAGAAATCCTCAGAAACTACAAGTAGATATTACTCGCCCTGGTGTAAAAGTATTACAGGGCGATTTAGCTAATATCGAACAGTTTGCTGATTTACTGAAAACAATTGATATTGCTGTATTAGTAGCTACTGTTTGGGGTGGCGAAGATACTTTTGAAATTAACGTTAATAAAACAATTCAACTATTAAATTTACTCGATCCAGAAAAATGTCAGCAGGTCATTTACTTTTCTACAGCTAGCGTTTTGGATCGTCAAAATAACTTGTTAAAAGAAGCAGGAACACTTGGCATAGATTATATTCGTTCTAAATATGAAACTTTAAGTAGATTACCAGAATTAGCGATCGCCCCTAAAATTACCGTTCTATTTCCCACTTTAGTCCTGGGAGGCGATGCCCAGAAACCATACTCTCACCTATCTGCTGGCTTACCCGATGTTGCCAAGTGGATTAACATCGCCCGTTTCTTCAAAACAGAAGGCAGCTTCCATTTTATTCACGGACGAGATGTTGCTCAAGTCGTGAAATATTTGATGAAAGGGAGCAGGGAGAAGAGAGCTGAGGGAGCTTATGATGCTGAGGGAGCTGAGGGAGAAAAAACACTACACCCCACACCCCACGTACCACGTACCATCCAACTACCAACTACCAACTACCAACTACCAACTACCCATTACCAATTACTAACTCACTACGTTCTCGGACAAGAGCTATTAACCGCTAACCAGGTTATAGAAGAAATTTGTAAATATCTCAATAAAAAGATTTATTTTCGCATTCCTCTATATCTATCCTTGACCAATTTATTTATAGTTTTATTCCGCATTCAAATGGCAGACTGGGATAGATTTTGTTTGCAATATCGCTATTTTACTTATAAAAATATTATCAATCCTAGCAGCTT
- a CDS encoding four helix bundle protein: MSLHSYQDLKVWQFGIDLAVLVYQLTQAFPKQETYGLSS, from the coding sequence ATGAGCCTTCATAGTTATCAAGATCTCAAAGTTTGGCAATTTGGGATAGATTTAGCTGTTCTAGTTTATCAGTTGACTCAAGCTTTTCCGAAACAAGAAACATATGGTTTGTCATCTTAG
- a CDS encoding TetR/AcrR family transcriptional regulator — translation MTRDKEETKARILAAVGKLLSASGFRQLGINAIAREAQVDKVLIYRYFGSLPELLRTFGKEGDYWINAEELIDNGVAADSWDEEMVRMLLQLSQDLQERPITQEILRWELLEGNELTEELAQIREQTAIACLDYLRQNYPTSQNRDLPAIGAVLIAGIVYLTLRSRTYPSFLGIDLTSPTGWQRIEAAIRAMVQIKNEG, via the coding sequence ATGACGCGGGATAAAGAGGAGACAAAAGCTAGAATTCTAGCAGCAGTGGGCAAATTACTATCAGCATCAGGGTTTAGACAATTAGGCATCAATGCGATCGCCCGCGAAGCACAAGTCGATAAAGTGTTAATTTACCGATATTTTGGCAGCTTGCCAGAGCTACTGCGGACATTTGGTAAAGAAGGAGATTATTGGATTAATGCCGAAGAACTGATCGATAATGGCGTAGCAGCAGATTCTTGGGACGAAGAAATGGTAAGAATGCTATTGCAACTGTCACAAGACTTACAAGAGCGTCCAATTACGCAAGAAATCTTACGTTGGGAGCTGTTAGAAGGAAACGAGTTAACGGAAGAACTAGCACAAATCAGAGAACAAACAGCGATCGCCTGCTTGGATTATTTAAGGCAAAACTACCCTACATCCCAAAATCGCGATCTTCCAGCGATCGGCGCAGTTTTAATTGCGGGAATCGTCTATTTAACATTGCGATCGCGCACATACCCATCATTTCTGGGTATAGATCTAACCTCACCTACAGGCTGGCAACGAATTGAAGCAGCAATTAGAGCGATGGTTCAAATCAAGAATGAGGGATGA
- a CDS encoding acyl-CoA thioesterase gives MKKICLDLEIYTYQIDFVGHVNNSVYQQWMEIGRTKLLEAVGMPIHAIAERGFVPILVQTNINYKNPLYLGDRVRLELWLSELRAASAILDFRFFNGDNTLVAEAQQKGLFIDRETKRPRRLQTEERELFSPYVISEFSANSNRETAKV, from the coding sequence ATGAAGAAGATTTGTTTAGATTTAGAGATTTATACCTATCAGATCGATTTTGTCGGTCATGTGAATAATTCTGTTTATCAGCAGTGGATGGAAATCGGAAGGACTAAGTTGTTAGAAGCGGTAGGAATGCCAATTCACGCGATCGCAGAACGCGGTTTTGTGCCTATATTAGTTCAGACAAATATTAATTACAAAAATCCTCTTTATTTGGGCGATCGCGTGCGCTTAGAGTTATGGCTTTCCGAACTCAGAGCTGCATCTGCCATACTAGATTTTCGCTTTTTTAATGGTGATAATACGTTGGTAGCAGAAGCACAGCAAAAAGGACTATTCATCGATCGAGAAACTAAGCGTCCGCGTCGATTGCAAACGGAGGAGCGAGAATTATTTAGTCCTTATGTAATTTCTGAATTTAGCGCTAATTCCAATCGAGAAACAGCAAAAGTGTAG
- a CDS encoding ComF family protein translates to MWTDVISIFLKSNCPLCQRPTGKVFCVDCTRQLQHCQLSDRHVRSTTEIPVFAWGIYGGALKRAIAALKYEKKSQIAQPLGFWLADAWLNLPSTSSQPIVIPIPLHATKLRDRGFNQAELLARSFCQMTGLKLRSQGLERARQTVRQFELPANEREQNLVGAFHLGSDFRHRRPVRPVLILDDIYTTGATARSAAQTLRQEGIQVFGVVAIAATLKGKG, encoded by the coding sequence ATGTGGACTGATGTAATTAGCATATTTCTCAAGTCAAATTGCCCTTTATGTCAGCGTCCGACTGGGAAAGTATTCTGTGTTGATTGCACCAGACAACTACAGCACTGTCAACTAAGCGATCGCCATGTCCGTTCTACAACAGAAATCCCAGTATTTGCTTGGGGAATCTATGGAGGAGCGCTCAAACGGGCGATCGCGGCTCTAAAGTACGAGAAAAAATCTCAAATCGCTCAACCGTTAGGGTTCTGGCTGGCTGATGCTTGGTTAAATCTCCCATCGACTTCAAGCCAGCCAATTGTCATTCCAATTCCACTGCACGCAACCAAGTTAAGGGATCGCGGTTTCAACCAAGCGGAGTTATTAGCGCGGAGTTTTTGTCAGATGACGGGGCTAAAATTGCGATCGCAGGGATTGGAGCGCGCGCGCCAAACTGTACGCCAGTTTGAATTACCTGCAAACGAGCGAGAGCAAAATTTAGTTGGAGCCTTTCACCTCGGGTCGGATTTTCGTCACCGTCGCCCTGTACGTCCAGTTTTGATCTTAGACGATATCTATACAACTGGCGCAACAGCTCGCTCAGCCGCTCAGACTTTGCGTCAAGAGGGGATTCAAGTTTTTGGAGTCGTGGCGATCGCTGCTACCTTGAAAGGAAAGGGCTAA
- a CDS encoding four helix bundle protein translates to MQRAVVSVTSNIAEGAARDSTKEFLHFLSITLGSLAELETQLILAQRLSYVSEQDLQILLSRTSEIGRMVRGLQKSLKAKLYPPVTSH, encoded by the coding sequence ATACAACGTGCAGTTGTATCTGTTACTTCTAATATTGCAGAAGGTGCAGCAAGAGATTCAACCAAAGAGTTTTTACACTTTTTATCAATTACACTTGGTTCTTTAGCAGAACTGGAAACTCAATTAATTTTGGCGCAACGGTTGTCATATGTAAGCGAACAAGATTTACAAATTCTTTTATCAAGAACTTCTGAGATAGGTAGGATGGTTAGAGGTTTGCAAAAATCTTTAAAAGCAAAACTCTATCCACCAGTCACTAGCCACTAG